Part of the Vagococcus teuberi genome, AGGAAGACATCGCCTCACTAAAGGACAATTTTGTACAAATATAATAGATGAACCACGTAAGCATCCCCGACAATCCACATAACAGTGTGTAATCTTTTTCTATATTATAAAGAATCGCAATCGCGCATCCGGCGACAAAACTAAAAAATAATTTAATCAGCATTCAGCCATCTCCTTACAACACACTTGAAAAAATAATTGCTACAGGTAACCCTAACATTAATGCCGTACTAAAAGCATCCATCGACTGAATTATGCCTGTTAAATAATTACCATCCATCATGGCACGAATCGCATTGACAAATGTCGTGCCTGGTAATAATGGCATTATACAACTAAATAAAATTGAATACGGCTCTACAACAATATTAAGCTTAACTAAACCAACAATCAAAAAGCAAATAATGGTTGAATAAGACAAAATCGCAAAGATATTAATTTTTGTTGTTTCTTTAATTTTTAAATACAACCAGTAACCAATAATACCTAAGAAAAACGTCGTCAAAAAACTCCAATTCAAGCCATTCATAATGACATTCATTCCACCACAAACAAGGGCTGCACTAATGACTCTTATGCGCTTTGGGAAAGAATAAGTTTTATTATTAATCACTCTTAATTCATTTAGAAAAGATTGGGTATCTAATTTATTAGCCAAAAAATCATCTAGTACCCTTTCTACTCGAAGTATTTTTTCAAAATTATATCCAGAATGTTCAACTGGAATCATTTTTACCGTATTATCGTGACGATTAATAATAACAAAGCTCGTTTCAGCATTAAATGTTGATATTTCATCATTTTCTACGTTTAGATGGTTAATTATTTTTTGTATATTTCCATTTATCATATCACTCGTTGCATTACTCTCTTGTAAAATTTTGCCATAAAGCAGACAGAGTTGCACGATATCATCAAAGTTAGTTTGTGAATCCATGATTCGTTCCTTCTTTCAAACAAGATATCTGTACCACTATAACAAAAAAAAATTCCTATTATAAAAATATAATAGGAATAAATAATGATTTTTTTATTTGTTTCGTTTTAATGCCTGCTTTTTATCTAAGAAAAATGGTCGATAATAAGCCACTGTATCTGTCATAGGCAATACATCTTCACTAATATCAATATTTAGTTGTGTTTTAATAAATTCTCTTCGTTTCATAAAATTATCATACATTTCTGGATAGTTTTCTTTTATCTCTTTTTGTAATTCTTTATTGGCTAATAAAATCCCACTCTCACAACTTGTCCCAGCATAGCCTGAAAGAGAAGGAATAATATCTGTTTGAAACATCATCCCGCTTTTTAGCCGAATATTGGAGTTAGGATAAATTGGTGAAGATAGCCATTCCTCATCCGCAAATAGATGACCTGGATTTAGATGCCATCCGTATGTTTCTTGCGGTAACACTTTTTCTATTACGTCATACATTTCTCGACCGGTCATCCCAATTTTTATTGTCTCAAGCCAAGTCGCAATAGCATTAAAATAAGGTTTAGCTAAAGCATCTAAATAATCCTCTTGCCCTTTTGGAAGTTGACTGGCTTTTTCAACAGCATATCCTGCTCTTGACGTTAGTCCACCTTTATAGCCAACCGTCATTGATACTGGATCACCCAATGTCACTTTTTTATCTGTTGGATACATGTTTGCTTTGACAAAACGTTCGCCTGTTGCTGTAATGGTCACGACACTTCTTGGCTGACCTTTTTCTTGCATAACATCTCCAATTTCCATTTCTGATACATCAACATCAAATTTTTGCAATCCTTTAGACATACTTTGACTAGATAATTGTGCCCAAAATTCATAATGAGCGACTTCATTGCTGTTATTCGTCACTCTTGCTCCAGTGTCACTATTAATAAAAAGACCTGTTTGGTTCGATAGATTTTTTTCTCCAACAACTTCTTTTAGGCCATCAACTAAAAAATTAGGTAAATCAAAATAAGTTTTGTCATTACCATATTGACTAGTAAATAATTTCCACCCAACTACACCAACTTGCATATCACTGGTTAGTCCAGCTTCGTTAAAGTAATTTACAACTGGTTTATCATCATCCATTGGTTGATTTGCTAATGACAAATGCGGCATATGGATTCCCTTAGCTTTAATACGTGATTTAGGTGCTTTATTTAAATTTTCATTACCTAATATTAAGTAGGCGTCTTTATTTTTATGTAAAACGAGCAATCCTTCTTCAAAACGTGTAACAAAGCCTGTTAAGTATTCAAAATTGCCACCATGTTCTAAATCACAATAAATGACTAATGAGTCCAAGTTTTCCTCTATCATTCGACTGATTACTTTTTCAAGACGTTCATTCATGGTTTCATCTGTTAGTGCAACTGGTATCAAATTTCTTTCGACGACTAACTCCTCTACAGGTTCCAATGATATAATATCTCGCATAATAAACCTCCTATTTTCGTATTGTTACTTCATATCATAACATAGTTAAATACTGTAATCATCCTAATAGAATAATAGTTTATATAAGTTTAGAGAAAAATATATGATCATATTTGGATTTAAAATGACATAATAATCATGACTTAAACGAGTCGACCGGAAAAATTGAACCTAAGACACCCATATAAAAAAACTTAAAAGCGTGTCATACGGATTCAAATCATTTCACAATATGAGAATAAGGATTTTCTTGATAAACAGCCTTATAAAAATAAAATAACTAAAAAAGATGATAAATGTGAGATTACTCTCACATTCATCATCTTACAAATTTCACTCATCAGTCCTATTTGACAAAGAGCCTAAATTAAGTGGACTTAAATTTTTATTCTTCTATTAAGACTTCATCAATCGTTACGTCGTGCATCGGTCTATCTTGTGAGTCGCGGCTAACACCAGCTATTTCATCTACAACATCCATACCCTCAATTACATGTCCGAATACAGTATGTCTGAAATCTAACCAAGGTGTACCACCATTATTGTATGCTTCAATAATTTCTTCTGGAAAGCCAGCACCTTCTAATTGAG contains:
- a CDS encoding threonine/serine ThrE exporter family protein, giving the protein MDSQTNFDDIVQLCLLYGKILQESNATSDMINGNIQKIINHLNVENDEISTFNAETSFVIINRHDNTVKMIPVEHSGYNFEKILRVERVLDDFLANKLDTQSFLNELRVINNKTYSFPKRIRVISAALVCGGMNVIMNGLNWSFLTTFFLGIIGYWLYLKIKETTKINIFAILSYSTIICFLIVGLVKLNIVVEPYSILFSCIMPLLPGTTFVNAIRAMMDGNYLTGIIQSMDAFSTALMLGLPVAIIFSSVL
- a CDS encoding M24 family metallopeptidase, with protein sequence MISLEPVEELVVERNLIPVALTDETMNERLEKVISRMIEENLDSLVIYCDLEHGGNFEYLTGFVTRFEEGLLVLHKNKDAYLILGNENLNKAPKSRIKAKGIHMPHLSLANQPMDDDKPVVNYFNEAGLTSDMQVGVVGWKLFTSQYGNDKTYFDLPNFLVDGLKEVVGEKNLSNQTGLFINSDTGARVTNNSNEVAHYEFWAQLSSQSMSKGLQKFDVDVSEMEIGDVMQEKGQPRSVVTITATGERFVKANMYPTDKKVTLGDPVSMTVGYKGGLTSRAGYAVEKASQLPKGQEDYLDALAKPYFNAIATWLETIKIGMTGREMYDVIEKVLPQETYGWHLNPGHLFADEEWLSSPIYPNSNIRLKSGMMFQTDIIPSLSGYAGTSCESGILLANKELQKEIKENYPEMYDNFMKRREFIKTQLNIDISEDVLPMTDTVAYYRPFFLDKKQALKRNK